A single region of the Lycium barbarum isolate Lr01 chromosome 2, ASM1917538v2, whole genome shotgun sequence genome encodes:
- the LOC132629270 gene encoding protein NDR1-like, which translates to MPYNGSSSKKSCACHSIVSLGVTALILWLSLRTTKPKCSIGDVYVRGLDKSVNSNNNATMRDNNLSFQLNLKNEMKDKGVRYFDINLKFYYGTNTSYPIGNHTFDGFKQGKDKEAFKSGMIETHNMPWDDAIKAVSNGSKAIFRVDVSSRIKYKITFWYTKKHHYFVENKVEVDDTGKSSAQQLHCCFGVFGLTLFVLSFLL; encoded by the coding sequence ATGCCTTATAACGGTTCTTCCTCCAAAAAGTCATGTGCTTGTCACAGCATAGTGAGTCTAGGCGTCACAGCTCTGATCCTCTGGCTAAGTCTACGTACCACGAAGCCTAAATGTTCCATCGGAGATGTTTATGTGCGAGGCCTTGACAAATCGGTAAACTCCAACAACAATGCAACGATGCGGGACAACAATCTGTCGTTTCAGCTCAATCTGAAGAACGAAATGAAGGACAAGGGGGTCCGCTACTTCGATATTAACCTCAAATTCTACTATGGTACAAACACTAGTTACCCTATTGGTAATCATACATTTGATGGATTTAAACAAGGCAAAGATAAAGAAGCTTTTAAAAGTGGCATGATTGAGACTCATAATATGCCATGGGATGATGCAATTAAGGCTGTTTCAAACGGATCTAAGGCAATTTTTAGAGTTGATGTGAGTAGTAGAATTAAGTACAAAATTACATTTTGGTATACTAAGAAACATCATTATTTTGTGGAGAATAAGGTTGAAGTTGATGATACTGGTAAATCTAGTGCACAACAACTTCATTGTTGTTTTGGGGTTTTTGGACTTACATTATTTGTTTTATCATTTTTACTTTAA